From Paenibacillus graminis, a single genomic window includes:
- a CDS encoding PTS transporter subunit EIIC, translated as MEVHNQETSVNHSKRSAVNIIIDGISGIFLPIVNILSAAGIMKGLLAGAAALKLLSTTEDTYIVLNAMADSLFYYLPILLAYTAARKFKANPFTAVVIAGVLLYPGLTTRFADHESIRFLGMDVTSVNYPASAIPIILAVGLLVYVERICVKVLPEVIREFFTPLISIVVVSSATLLVFGPVGSLAGNVLAQGYSLVYHFSPVGAGIVLGAIIQPMVIFGLHWSLVPLAINNINLSGSDTILALMGPAAFAQAGAALAVFFRAKDKKFKTLSLSASISALFGVTEPAMFGVNLPMRKPMIAVCCAGAIGGGMAGMFGSSAISFAFPGLATLPAYLGDGFGGFLIACTAGFLIALIATLFVKLEPELGRMQTPSK; from the coding sequence ATGGAAGTACATAATCAGGAAACGTCTGTAAATCATTCTAAAAGGAGTGCGGTCAATATCATTATTGACGGTATCTCCGGAATCTTTCTTCCAATTGTCAATATTCTGAGTGCGGCGGGTATTATGAAAGGGCTTTTGGCCGGTGCAGCGGCGTTGAAGCTGCTCAGTACAACAGAGGATACATATATTGTGCTGAATGCGATGGCGGATAGTCTGTTCTACTATCTTCCTATTCTTCTGGCGTATACAGCAGCCCGTAAATTCAAGGCCAATCCTTTTACCGCCGTTGTGATCGCCGGGGTGCTGCTGTACCCGGGTCTGACCACCCGGTTTGCAGACCATGAGTCGATAAGGTTTCTCGGCATGGACGTGACATCCGTCAATTATCCGGCGAGTGCCATCCCCATCATTCTCGCAGTAGGCTTGCTGGTGTATGTCGAACGAATCTGCGTCAAAGTGTTGCCCGAGGTCATTCGGGAATTCTTCACTCCCTTGATCTCGATAGTTGTGGTGTCATCTGCGACGCTGCTGGTGTTCGGGCCGGTGGGCTCACTTGCCGGGAACGTACTCGCCCAAGGTTACAGTCTGGTGTACCATTTCAGTCCGGTAGGAGCGGGAATCGTTCTGGGTGCAATTATTCAGCCGATGGTTATCTTTGGCTTGCACTGGAGTCTGGTGCCGTTGGCGATCAACAATATCAACTTAAGCGGTTCGGATACCATTCTGGCCCTGATGGGCCCGGCTGCCTTCGCGCAGGCGGGGGCTGCGCTCGCGGTTTTCTTCAGAGCCAAAGACAAGAAGTTCAAAACCCTAAGCTTATCCGCCTCCATCTCCGCTTTGTTCGGAGTCACCGAGCCTGCGATGTTCGGTGTGAACCTGCCAATGCGCAAGCCGATGATTGCCGTCTGCTGTGCCGGAGCTATCGGCGGCGGAATGGCCGGGATGTTTGGCTCGTCTGCGATCTCTTTCGCTTTTCCGGGACTGGCAACCTTGCCCGCTTACCTGGGAGACGGGTTCGGCGGCTTCCTGATCGCCTGCACGGCAGGATTCCTAATCGCGCTGATTGCGACGCTGTTCGTGAAGCTGGAGCCTGAACTTGGACGGATGCAAACACCAAGTAAATGA
- a CDS encoding ABC-F family ATP-binding cassette domain-containing protein: protein MSILNVERLSHGFGDRAIFSDVSFRLLKGEHIGLIGANGEGKSTFMNIITGKLQPDEGKVEWAKRMRAGYLDQHAVLTKGQSIRDVLRGAFQYLFDMEQEMNDMYGRMGDVSPEELEQLLEDVGTIQDTLTSQDFYMIDAKIDETARGLGLTDIGLDKDVHDLSGGQRTKVLLAKLLLEKPDILLLDEPTNYLDEQHIVWLKRYLQEYENAFILISHDIPFLNSVINLIYHMENQSLTRYVGDYEYFQQVYEAKKSQLESAFKRQQQEIADLKDFVARNKASVATRNMAMSRQKKLDKMEVIELAREKPKPQFNFKAARTSGKLIFETKDLVIGYDSPLSRPLNLQMERGQKIALVGANGIGKTTLLRSILGQIPAVSGSARLGDLLEIGYFEQEIKGTNYNTCIEEIWTEFPSYTQFEIRAALAKCGLTTQHIESKIAVLSGGEKAKVRLCKLINRETNLLVLDEPTNHLDVDAKDELQRALQAYKGSILLISHEPEFYRDIVTETWNCESWTTKVF from the coding sequence ATGAGTATACTAAATGTAGAACGGCTGAGTCACGGTTTTGGAGACCGGGCGATATTCAGCGATGTATCCTTTCGCCTGCTAAAGGGTGAACATATCGGCCTGATCGGCGCGAACGGTGAAGGGAAATCCACCTTCATGAACATCATTACGGGCAAGCTCCAGCCGGACGAAGGCAAAGTCGAATGGGCAAAACGTATGCGGGCGGGCTACTTGGACCAGCATGCGGTGCTGACGAAGGGACAATCGATTCGCGATGTTCTGCGCGGGGCGTTTCAATATCTCTTCGATATGGAGCAAGAAATGAACGACATGTACGGCAGAATGGGAGATGTGTCCCCAGAGGAACTGGAACAGCTGCTGGAGGATGTCGGAACGATTCAGGACACACTGACAAGCCAGGATTTCTATATGATCGACGCCAAAATCGACGAAACTGCCCGCGGGCTGGGCCTTACGGATATCGGTTTGGATAAGGATGTGCATGATCTCAGCGGCGGGCAACGGACCAAGGTGCTGCTGGCCAAACTGCTGCTGGAGAAACCCGACATCCTGCTGCTTGACGAACCTACGAACTATCTCGATGAACAGCATATCGTATGGCTGAAGCGCTATTTACAGGAATACGAGAATGCCTTCATTTTGATTTCTCATGACATTCCTTTCCTGAACAGCGTGATCAACCTGATCTACCATATGGAAAATCAATCGCTGACGCGTTATGTGGGGGATTATGAGTATTTCCAGCAAGTGTACGAGGCGAAAAAGTCGCAGCTCGAATCAGCCTTTAAACGTCAGCAGCAGGAAATTGCCGATCTGAAGGACTTCGTTGCGCGGAACAAAGCCAGCGTGGCTACGCGGAACATGGCGATGTCCCGGCAGAAAAAGCTGGACAAGATGGAGGTCATCGAGCTCGCCAGGGAAAAACCGAAGCCGCAATTCAACTTCAAGGCCGCGCGCACTTCCGGCAAGCTGATCTTTGAAACCAAAGATCTCGTCATCGGCTACGATTCTCCGCTGTCCAGGCCTCTGAACCTGCAAATGGAGCGGGGACAAAAAATTGCGCTTGTCGGTGCCAACGGGATCGGTAAGACCACGCTGCTGCGCAGTATTCTCGGCCAAATTCCGGCGGTTTCAGGTTCAGCCAGACTTGGCGACCTGCTGGAAATCGGCTATTTCGAGCAGGAAATCAAGGGAACGAACTACAATACCTGTATTGAAGAGATCTGGACGGAGTTCCCTTCCTATACCCAGTTTGAAATCCGGGCAGCACTGGCCAAATGCGGTCTGACGACCCAGCATATTGAGAGCAAGATTGCGGTCTTGAGCGGCGGCGAGAAAGCCAAAGTCCGTCTGTGCAAACTCATCAACCGCGAGACAAATCTGCTGGTGCTGGACGAACCGACCAACCATCTTGATGTGGATGCGAAGGATGAGCTGCAGCGTGCGCTCCAAGCGTATAAGGGCAGCATTCTGCTGATCTCCCATGAACCCGAATTCTACCGCGATATCGTGACCGAAACGTGGAACTGCGAATCGTGGACTACGAAAGTGTTTTAA